Proteins encoded together in one Penicillium digitatum chromosome 1, complete sequence window:
- a CDS encoding 60S ribosomal uL22 domain-containing protein, which produces MAPQSALLIGEITHARKEWESISSLLTLKEFPSGTREEFIANCKAGKYDDVVALYRSNNSTKYTGPFNAEMLAVLPESLKYICHNGAGYDNIDVAACTEKNIAVSSTPVAVNNATADVGIFLMIGALRQAHVPITALREGKWQGPITAGGKEYKTTLGHDPKNKVLGILGMGGIGREMAIRAKAFGMKIQYHNRSRLPADLEVSATYVSFDELLASSDVLSLNLALNASTRHIIGATEFAKMKDGVVIVNTARGALIDEKALVAALDSGKVRSAGLDVYECEPQIEPGLISNPNVMLLPHIGTGTYETQKEMEILVLDNLRSAVEKGELITQVPEQKK; this is translated from the exons ATGGCACCACAATCAGCTCTTCTCATTGGAGAAATTACGCATGCGCGCAAGGAGTGGGAGAGCATCTCATCTCTTTTGACATTGAAG GAATTTCCCAGCGGAACCAGAGAGGAGTTCATTGCAAACTGCAAAGCTGGCAAGTACGACGATGTAGTCGCTCTCTACCGATCCAACAACTCCACCAAG TACACCGGTCCGTTCAATGCAGAGATGCTCGCAGTCCTGCCTGAATCTCTGAAGTACATCTGCCATAACGGCGCGGGATACGATAACATTGATGTCGCTGCCTGCACAGAGAAGAACATCGCTGTGTCCAGCACCCCAGTCGCTGTCAACAATGCGACAGCCGACGTGGGTATTTTCCTCATGATCGGCGCTTTGCGCCAGGCCCATGTACCTATTACTGCTCTCCGGGAAG GAAAGTGGCAAGGCCCAATCACCGCAGGAGGGAAGGAGTACAAGACCACCCTGGGCCACGATCCCAAGAACAAGGTCCTCGGAATTCTGGGTATGGGAGGTATCGGACGG GAAATGGCAATCCGCGCCAAGGCCTTCGGAATGAAGATTCAGTACCACAACCGATCTCGTCTACCAGCTGATCTGGAAGTTAGCGCGACATACGTCTCGTTTGATGAGTTACTTGCCAGTTCGGACGTGCTCAGCTTGAACTTGGCCTTGAACGCCTCTACGCGCCACATTATTGGTGCGACCGAGTTCGCCAAGATGAAGGATGGTGTCGTGATTGTGAACACGGCTCGTGGTGCGCTGATTGATGAGAAGGCGTTGGTTGCGGCGCTTGACTCTGGCAAG GTGCGTTCTGCTGGTTTGGATGTGTATGAGTGTGAGCCGCAAATTGAGCCTGGGCTAATCAGCAACCCTAATGTGATGTTGCTGCCGCATATTGGTACTGGAACCTATGAGACTCaaaaggagatggagattCTGGTGCTGGATAACCTGCGGTCGGCTGTTGAAAAGGGTGAGCTTATTACACAGGTGCCAGAGCAGAAGAAATAG
- a CDS encoding Zinc-dependent alcohol dehydrogenase, putative has translation MSITTTTALVLHGAKDLRLEQRTIPDPSPKEVQVAIRSTGICGSDLHYYSHGRNGDFVVRAPMCLGHESAGTVTATGSEVTTLKVGDRVALEVGLPCRTCALCQQGRYNICKAMQFRSSAKAFPHLDGTLMERTNHPADMCHLLPDSVSDAGGALVEPLAVTLHAVRRSHPPSQEEVLQNRAAGEETAALVFGAGAIGLLLAAALAASENFSSIVVADIDARRLQIAEDMGLGLKTALIPRAETPPPAKDAPHAEQTAYALENAQKVAGQLVDAVGVKDGFVVHGFTRCYDCTGVPACVQAGIYASAPGGVLVQIGMGNPIQTLPVGAAALREVDIIGVFRYDGSAYPAAIALLASGKMKSVEEKVVTHRLKLEEGERAFTLAGKGVDEEGNPVVKVIIESRWGASGSL, from the exons ATGTCAATCACAACCACCACCGCGCTCGTTCTCCACGGTGCCAAAGACCTCCGCCTT GAACAACGCACCATCCCCGACCCATCACCAAAAGAAGTCCAAGTCGCCATCCGCTCAACCGGAATCTGCGGCTCAGACTTGCACTACTACAGCCACGGCCGCAATGGCGACTTCGTCGTGCGAGCACCAATGTGTCTAGGCCATGAATCCGCAGGTACAGTAACAGCAACCGGCAGCGAAGTAACAACCCTAAAAGTCGGCGATCGTGTCGCACTGGAAGTTGGTCTCCCATGCCGCACCTGCGCACTCTGCCAACAAGGCCGCTACAACATCTGCAAAGCGATGCAATTCCGCAGCTCAGCCAAAGCCTTCCCGCATCTCGACGGCACGCTGATGGAGCGCACAAACCACCCAGCAGATATGTGCCATTTGCTCCCGGACAGTGTGTCCGATGCGGGCGGTGCGCTTGTCGAGCCGCTCGCTGTCACGTTGCATGCGGTGCGTCGCTCCCACCCGCCGAGTCAGGAGGAGGTTTTGCAGAACCGTGCTGCTGGGGAGGAGACTGCGGCGTTGGTTTTCGGTGCTGGTGCGATTGGGTTACTGCTTGCTGCCGCGTTGGCGGCTAGTGAGAATTTCTCGTCGATTGTTGTTGCGGACATTGATGCGCGGAGACTTCAAATCGCTGAGGATATGGGGCTTGGGCTTAAGACTGCTCTGATTCCTAGGGCGGAGACTCCGCCTCCCGCGAAGGATGCGCCTCATGCGGAGCAGACGGCTTATGCGCTGGAGAATGCGCAGAAGGTTGCGGGTCAGCTGGTTGACGCGGTTGGTGTGAAGGATGGTTTTGTTGTTCATGGTTTCACTCGTTGTTATGACTGTACTGGCGTGCCGGCTTGCGTGCAGGCTGGAATCTACGCTAGTGCGCCTGGCGGTGTGCTGGTGCAGATTGGCATGGGTAATCCTATCCAGACCCTACCTGTTGGCGCGGCAGCGCTGCGTGAGGTGGATATCATTGGTGTGTTCCGTTATGATGGGTCTGCGTACCCTGCTGCTATTGCGCTGCTGGCGAGCGGGAAGATGAAGAGTGTTGAGGAGAAGGTTGTTACTCACAGGCTCAAGTTGGAGGAGGGAGAGCGGGCGTTTACCCTTGCTGGAAAGGGAGTTGATGAGGAGGGGAACCCTGTGGTGAAAGTTATTATTGAGAGCCGATGGGGCGCCAGCGGCTCTCTGTGA
- a CDS encoding S-adenosyl-L-methionine-dependent methyltransferase, whose translation MDGIHTEPEDNIAVDPTTHITTVYGDDWQSETTSIGSSLYRGLEENGRRYQTLSQKEYLVPSDEKQFETYEAGHLVALVMDSEYDNPLFRAPVKDPKNILDLGTGLGNWAIDVADMFPTATVRGVDLFPPPVTWMPPNCILEVDNIAQDWTWDEPQDLIHMRIMIGSFDDVEWARVYQQCYDNIRPGGWIEQLEASPYIECDDGSLPEDNILRSWGPALSACGQRAGRPLETIDMMQDAFRKAGFVDICVKDYKWPIGPWPRDQKFKEAGTVNHHHWTSGMEGWAMWLLCKFGAPQPWSRDEVIVYVAKLRAELKNPRYHIYERARRVWARKPFPEEIVARNQANERTAIKIE comes from the exons ATGGATGGAATACATACTGAGCCCGAGGATAATATTGCCGTG GATCCCACGACCCATATCACGACCGTTTACGGCGATGACTGGCAATC GGAAACCACTTCGATCGGCTCCTCGCTTTATCGGGGGCTAGAGGAGAATGGCCGACGGTATCAAACGTTGAGCCAGAAGGAATATCT GGTCCCATCGGATGAGAAGCAATTCGAGACATACGAAGCTGG CCACTTGGTAGCTCTCGTCATGGACTCAGAATATGACAACCCTCTTTTCCGAGCGCCGGTGAAGGATCCTAAAAACATCCTTGATCTTGGAACCGGTCTGGGTAACTGGGCCAT TGATGTAGCCGACATGTTCCCAACCG CCACCGTCCGCGGAGTCGATCTCTTCCCCCCACCAGTAACGTGGATGCCCCCAAACTGCATCCTGGAAGTCGACAACATCGCCCAAGACTGGACCTGGGACGAACCTCAAGACCTAATTCACATGCGCATCATGATCGGATCCTTCGACGACGTGGAATGGGCACGCGTCTACCAGCAATGCTACGA CAACATCCGCCCTGGCGGCTGGATCGAACAATTAGAAGCAAGCCCCTACATCGAATGCGACGACGGCAGTCTTCCAGAAGATAACATCCTTCGCAGCTGGGGCCCAGCCCTATCCGCCTGCGGTCAGCGTGCCGGCCGCCCGCTAGAAACAATCGACATGATGCAAGATGCGTTCCGTAAGGCCGGCTTCGTGGACATCTGTGTAAAAGACTACAAGTGGCCCATTGGCCCCTGGCCCCGTGATCAGAAATTTAAAGAGGCCGGCACGGTTAACCACCATCATTGGACGTCCGGTATGGAGGGCTGGGCGATGTGGTTGCTATGTAAATTCGGGGCGCCGCAACCTTGGTCTAGGGATGAGGTGATTGTTTATGTGGCGAAGTTGAGGGCGGAGCTTAAGAATCCGAGGTATCATATTTATGAGCGCGC GCGACGTGTGTGGGCGAGGAAGCCTTTCCCCGAGGAAATTGTGGCGAGGAATCAGGCTAATGAGAGGACTGCTATCAAGATTGAGTGA
- a CDS encoding Trans-aconitate 2-methyltransferase, C-terminal gives MSQPAKDWSASQYLKFENERTQPARDLLSHVPLTAPKRIIDLGCGPANSTTVLATQYPSATITGLDSSPDMINCAKKVLPDRDFHVADLSIYTPDPAEPVDLFFSNAVFQWLKADDRIAVIKRLLQPQEKGAVFALQVPHNLNEPSHLLMRETAAEGPWAEKLAGVQRDGFQSPQELYDLVKPFCSQVQVFETSYYHALENHEAVVEWVQGTGLRPFVDPLDDAEEEAFLKDYLRRLRDAYPVSVDGRVLLKYPRLFMVAVK, from the coding sequence ATGTCGCAACCAGCCAAAGACTGGAGCGCCAGCCAGTACCTCAAATTTGAAAACGAACGCACCCAGCCAGCCCGCGATCTCCTATCGCACGTGCCCCTCACAGCGCCAAAGAGAATAATCGACCTAGGCTGCGGCCCAGCGAACTCAACAACAGTGCTCGCAACCCAATACCCATCAGCCACAATCACTGGTCTAGACTCATCCCCGGACATGATCAACTGCGCAAAGAAAGTCCTTCCAGACCGGGACTTCCACGTCGCAGACCTGTCCATCTATACGCCCGACCCAGCCGAGCCCGTCGacctcttcttctcgaaCGCGGTGTTCCAGTGGCTCAAAGCCGACGACCGCATTGCGGTTATCAAACGACTGCTGCAGCCGCAGGAAAAGGGCGCTGTTTTTGCGCTCCAGGTTCCGCATAACCTGAACGAGCCGTCGCATCTTCTTATGCGGGAGACGGCGGCGGAAGGTCCGTGGGCGGAGAAACTGGCTGGTGTGCAAAGAGATGGATTCCAATCGCCACAGGAACTTTATGATCTGGTCAAGCCGTTTTGTAGTCAGGTTCAGGTTTTTGAGACGAGTTATTATCATGCCCTGGAGAATCATGAGGCGGTTGTTGAGTGGGTTCAGGGGACGGGGTTGAGGCCGTTTGTGGATCCGTTGGACGAtgcggaggaggaggcttTCTTGAAGGATTATTTGAGGCGATTGCGGGATGCTTATCCGGTTTCTGTTGATGGGAGGGTTTTGTTGAAGTATCCGCGGTTGTTTATGGTTGCTGTGAAATGA
- a CDS encoding putative secreted cellulose-binding protein, with amino-acid sequence MKNFTPALAFASVISFVNAHGFVTSPAARQPGLAMGAACGQQVLSNQAADKYGNIQGELQVAATQDDYNAAECDIWLCKGYKFDDNKDNVHSYKAGETVDFQVDIRAPHTGVANVSIVSTAFNKVIGTPLIYWDVYASTATGVKPNQTSFSITIPEDIGSQCATANDCVLQWYWYAESIDQTYESCVDFTVSEFSSTPAAPSKAVSASSSALVTATSSKAVSESSSASVASSKAWSSKALSKASSTPSATEIAVTTVPSGAVRTPTTAAVKSTTPATKVSARPTTFATTARRSATSAAAHVHTASAEPSTSASAVPFPTDSASDVLAWIEAMLGNLVGN; translated from the coding sequence ATGAAGAACTTCACCCCCGCTCTGGCTTTCGCCAGCGTTATTTCCTTTGTCAACGCCCATGGCTTTGTGACCAGCCCGGCAGCCCGACAGCCCGGTCTCGCCATGGGAGCCGCCTGTGGCCAGCAAGTCCTGTCCAATCAAGCCGCCGACAAGTACGGGAACATCCAAGGCGAGCTACAAGTTGCCGCCACCCAGGACGACTATAACGCCGCTGAGTGTGACATCTGGCTTTGCAAAGGCTACAAGTTCGACgacaacaaggacaatgTCCACTCGTACAAAGCTGGAGAGACGGTCGACTTCCAAGTCGATATCCGCGCACCCCACACCGGTGTCGCTAACGTCTCCATCGTCAGCACTGCTTTCAACAAAGTTATTGGTACCCCGCTGATCTACTGGGATGTCTATGCATCCACCGCCACCGGCGTCAAGCCCAACCAGACCAGCTTCAGTATCACTATCCCTGAAGATATTGGAAGCCAGTGTGCCACCGCCAATGACTGTGTGCTGCAGTGGTACTGGTACGCAGAGTCCATCGACCAGACGTACGAGTCATGTGTCGATTTCACTGTGAGTGAATTTAGCTCGACTCCGGCTGCGCCGTCCAAGGCCGTGTCTGCGTCTAGCTCAGCTCTCGTTACTGCTACATCGTCCAAGGCCGTGTCGGAATCTAGCTCGGCTTCAGTTGCATCGTCGAAGGCCTGGTCGTCGAAGGCCCTGTCGAAAGCGTCGTCGACCCCCAGCGCTACGGAGATCGCTGTTACTACCGTCCCATCTGGCGCCGTTCGAACTCCCACTACAGCTGCTGTCAAGTCCACTACTCCCGCCACCAAGGTTTCTGCTCGGCCTACCACTTTCGCCACCACTGCCCGTCGATCGGCTACTTCGGCTGCGGCACACGTTCATACCGCCAGCGCTGAGCCGTCCACCAGCGCATCGGCTGTGCCTTTCCCCACTGACAGTGCTTCCGACGTCTTGGCTTGGATTGAGGCAATGTTGGGCAACTTGGTGGGCAACTAA
- a CDS encoding Haloacid dehalogenase, type II yields the protein MTNLSDYRLLCFDIYGTPIDWGSGIISALAPILSKSTTQFTRDSSNNLRPQKRPTNRNPDFPYLDYQQFTPLLPRD from the coding sequence ATGACCAACCTCTCGGACTACCGTTTACTATGCTTCGACATATACGGCACTCCAATTGATTGGGGAAGCGGCATCATCTCCGCGTTAGCACCAATCCTCTCCAAAAGCACGACTCAATTCACCCGCGATTCTTCCAACAACCTACGGCCTCAAAAGCGCCCAACAAACCGCAACCCGGACTTTCCATACTTAGACTATCAGCAATTCACCCCACTCCTGCCACGCGATTAG
- a CDS encoding ENTH/VHS has protein sequence MKRFLGSLSGRSSSSDSVEHREDSPEATVLKELTAFCESNANENVNGSSRDAQGAEVVHLPKIVEAAESSPNAAKEAALRIRKYFSDSAATSNQTQYNAIMLMRILADNPGHTFTRNFDAKFVTTVKELLRTGRDWHVQSYLRQYLDTLEQQRAWDEDLKLLLQMWAKEKTKASHGLTDRFPMNPTVPPQAPPQVPPRFHGHQQQPYRPSHLPANTLPNAEELAARIEEARNSAKLLTQFVQSTPPVELEDNDLIKEFVDRCGSASRLIQGYIHMNNPAPDEDTLLTLIETNDEISVALSQQQRAMLKARKITGSLSPTTSHMDSSSPSQAVAPAAANLSPPLVAPAQAETGRPESPAFVAAQLPSPIMTGGRPLGSYPVSGSATTGRYEYNSEDFHVRNPFADDHDTNDLGERDRAHGNSQP, from the exons ATGAAGCGCTTCCTGGGTTCTCTGAGCGGGCGCTCAA GCTCCAGCGACAGTGTCGAACATCGTGAAGACTCACCAGAGGCCACTGTGCTGAAAGAACTG ACTGCCTTCTGCGAATCAAATGCAAATGAGAATGTGAATGGCTCTTCGCGCGACGCG CAAGGAGCCGAAGTCGTCCACCTTCCCAAAATCGTTGAAGCCGCCGAGTCAAGCCCCAATGCCGCCAAGGAAGCGGCTCTGCGCATTCGGAAGTACTTTTCCGATTCTGCTGCCACCTCGAACCAAACCCAGTACAATGCGATCATGCTCATGCGCATTCTGGCTGATAACCCAGGCCACACTTTCACGCGCAACTTTGATGCCAAATTCGTGACGACCGTCAAAGAGCTGCTTCGCACAGGACGCGACTGGCACGTGCAGAGCTATCTCCGCCAGTATCTGGATACCCTCGAGCAACAGCGCGCATGGGACGAGGATCTGAAACTACTGCTGCAGATGTGGGCGAAGGAGAAGACGAAAGCCTCGCACGGGTTG ACCGACCGTTTCCCAATGAATCCCACAGTCCCGCCGCAAGCCCCGCCGCAAGTCCCGCCTAGGTTTCACGGTCACCAGCAACAGCCATATAGACCGTCCCACCTACCGGCAAATACCCTCCCCAACGCAGAGGAACTAGCAGCCCGCATCGAGGAAGCGCGCAATTCGGCGAAACTACTAACGCAATTTGTCCAGTCTACGCCCCCAGTAGAGCTGGAAGACAACGATCTCATCAAGGAGTTCGTTGACCGCTGCGGGAGCGCTTCGCGTTTAATTCAAGGATACATCCACATGAACAACCCGGCTCCGGACGAGGACACCCTTTTGACACTCATTGAGACGAACGACGAGATCTCCGTCGCGCTGTCGCAGCAGCAGCGTGCCATGCTAAAGGCACGCAAGATCACAGGATCTTTATCGCCGACCACGTCTCATATGGATAGCTCCTCGCCGTCACAGGCTGTCGCACCAGCCGCTGCGAATCTCTCTCCGCCCCTCGTGGCCCCAGCTCAGGCCGAAACAGGGAGACCCGAGTCCCCTGCATTCGTCGCGGCACAACTGCCTTCTCCGATCATGACTGGCGGCCGTCCACTTGGTTCCTACCCCGTGTCGGGATCGGCGACTACCGGTCGGTATGAATATAACTCTGAGGATTTCCACGTGCGGAATCCTTTCGCTGATGATCATGATACGAACGATTTGGGTGAGCGGGATCGGGCGCATGGCAATTCGCAGCCTTAG
- a CDS encoding 60S ribosomal protein L17, with the protein MVRYAAQEISEAKSARARGSYLRVSFKNTRETAQAVNGMKLSKALAFLENVTNKTMAVPMRRYAGSTGRTAQGKQFGVSKARWPVKSAEHIIDLLKNAEANADGKGLDTSALIIKRIQVNQAPKGRRRTYRAHGRINPYMTNPCHIELILTEAAEEVKKASTDKQVRLSSRQRGTQIRRALIEA; encoded by the exons ATG GTCCGTTACGCCGCCCAGGAGATCTCGGAGGCCAAGAGCGCCCGCGCGCGCGGCTCTTACCTCCGTGTCAGCTTCAAGAACACCCGTGAGACCGCCCAGGCCGTCAACGGCATGAAGCTGTCCAAGGCCCTTGCTTTCCTCGAGAACGTTACCAACAAGACCATGGCCGTTCCCATGCGCCGTTACGCTGGCTCCACCGGTCGCACTGCCCAGG GCAAGCAGTTCGGTGTCTCCAAGGCCCGCTGGCCCGTCAAGTCTGCTGAGCACATCATCGATCTGCTCAAGAACGCTGAGGCCAACGCCGATGGCAAGGGTCTCGACACCAGCGCCTTGATCATCAAGCGCATCCAGGTCAACCAGGCTCCCAAGGGTCGCCGCCGCACTTACCGTGCTCACGGTCGT ATCAACCCCTACATGACCAACCCCTGCCACATCGAGCTCATCCTCACCGAGGCTGCCGAGGAGGTCAAGAAGGCCAGCACCGACAAGCAGGTCCGCCTCTCTTCCCGCCAGCGTGGTACTCAGATCCGCCGTGCTCTCATTGAGGCATAA
- a CDS encoding Cyclophilin-type peptidyl-prolyl cis-trans isomerase, protein MSNPYFDIEYTSAGGQVENWGRIEFKLYDDVVPKTATNFRALATGETGFGYAGSAFQRVISGFMAQGGDFTSGNGTGGKSIYGEKFADENFQVKHTKGGLLSMANAGPNTNGSQFFITFVKTPHLDGKHVVFGEVVSGQDIIQKMESKSLDRSGKTDGTIKIAASGTV, encoded by the exons ATGTCTAACCCCTACTTTGATATCGAATACACTTCGGCTGGCGGCCAGG TGGAAAATTGGGGTCGCATCGAGTTCAAACTTTATGACGACGTCGTCCCCAAGACCGCGACCAACTTCCGCGCCCTCGCCACAGGCGAAACAGGCTTTGGATATGCGGGCTCTGCTTTTCAACGTGTGATTTCTGGGTTCATGGCTCAGGGTGGTGACTTTACTAGCGGAAAT GGCACGGGCGGCAAGTCAATCTACGGTGAGAAGTTTGCCGATGAGAACTTCCAGGTCAAGCATACCAAGGGTGGGTTGCTCTCTATGGCAAATGCCGGACCGAACACCAATGGTTCCCAGTTCTTCATTACT TTTGTGAAAACTCCCCATTTGGATGGTAAACACGTTGTTTTCGGAGAGGTTGTTTCCGGTCAGGACATAATCCAGAAGATGGAGAGCAAGAGCTTAGATCGGTCTGGAAAGACTGATGGTACCATCAAGATTGCTGCCTCGGGAACAGTTTAA
- a CDS encoding putative cation efflux protein, with product MAPLSINEGTTTALEHELTTVQQHRSGSSSDEEGQPPPRYTPESDPFQLASKLKTEDEIRQIKANTSRKRDSTANKSRKVGSIVKHTARLGQQAFITKKLQGFYESQNENIERMLKPVEEHRRAARELSVDNRLKYRIAVYGSFAANLLLSAIQIYGAVSSGSLSLFTTMADAVFDPMSNLTLLLCNKAVNRVDPRKFPAGKARIETAGNICFCFLMTAVSFIIIAFSIRELVSGSQEETDSFHLPSILAVAVAFATKFALFLYCWALRNQVSQIRILWEDHRNDLFINGFGILTSVGGSKLRWWIDPMGAIILSVLVSALWLHSAYGEFQLLVGVTADTKMQQLITYISMTHSPAITAIDTVRAYTSGPRLLVEVDVVMDAEASLRATHDVAEELQIKLESLPDVERAFVHVDYETTHKPEHSLKKEL from the exons ATGGCTCCACTTTCTATCAACGAGGGGACCACAACCGCCCTTGAGCACGAGCTCACCACTGTGCAGCAACATCGCAGTGGTAGTTCCAGCGACGAAGAAGGTCAACCTCCGCCACGTTACACCCCTGAAAGCGATCCATTCCAGCTTGCCTCGAAGCTAAAGACCGAGGATGAGATCCGACAGATAAAAGCCAACACATCGCGGAAACGGGACTCCACTGCAAATAAAAGCCGGAAAGTGGGTTCCATCGTGAAACACACTGCGCGTCTTGGACAGCAGGCTTTCATCACCAAGAAGCTGCAGGGATTCTACGAGTCCCAAAATGAAAACATCGAGCGCATGCTGAAGCCTGTCGAGGAGCACCGACGTGCTGCCCGCGAATTGAGCGTCGACAATCGTCTTAAGTACCGGATCGCAGTTTACGGTAGTTTTGCCGCGAACCTACTTCTCTCGGCTATCCAGATTTACGGTGCCGTGTCATCCGGGTCgctctctcttttcaccACAATGGCTGACGCTGTCTTCGACCCCATGTCCAATCTGACCCTCCTGCTATGCAATAAGGCAGTCAACCGCGTTGATCCACGCAAGTTCCCGGCTGGAAAGGCCCGAATTGAAACCGCTGGCAAtatttgcttctgcttcctCATGACCGCCGTCTCTTTCATCATTATCGCCTTCTCTATTCGCGAACTGGTGTCGGGATCCCAGGAAGAAACCGACTCTTTCCACTTACCTTCCATCCTTGCCGTCGCCGTCGCCTTCGCCACTAAATTCGCCCTCTTCTTGTACTGCTGGGCCCTGCGCAACCAGGTCTCGCAGATCCGCATTCTGTGGGAGGATCACCGTAACGATCTGTTCATCAACGGGTTCGGTATCCTGACCTCCGTCGGCGGCAGTAAGCTGCGTTGGTGGATCGATCCTATGGGTGCTATCATTCTGTCCGTGCTGGTCAGTGCGCTGTGGCTACACTCTGCCTATGGCGAGTTCCAATTACTCGTCGGCGTTACTGCCGATACCAAGATGCAGCAGCTCATCACTTATATCT CCATGACCCACTCCCCCGCCATCACTGCCATCGATACCGTCCGTGCATACACCTCTGGCCCTCGCCTGCTCGTCGAGGTGGATGTGGTCATGGACGCAGAGGCATCCCTGCGTGCCACTCATGATGTCGCCGAAGAGCTCCAGATCAAGCTTGAGTCACTCCCCGATGTTGAGCGTGCCTTTGTACATGTTGACTACGAGACCACCCACAAGCCTGAACATTCTCTGAAAAAGGAGCTCTAG